The DNA sequence GGTTACTGCGAGATTTTTAGAAACTTGTGGTTGAAAGCCGTGCTTGTTAATGATAATATGATCGCGTTCGGGGCGTAGCGCAGCCTGGTTAGCGCGCCTGGTTCGGGACCAGGAGGTCGGAGGTTCAAATCCTCTCGCCCCGACCATTTTTTTGATCAATATTGACTATTCTAGCGGGTTTCGGTATACTTTGCATTGGAGGAAAGGTGATGGACAAAAAGATAATTGCCCAAAACAGAAAAGCTCGTCATGATTATTTTATATTAGAGACATTCGAAGCCGGCATCGTCCTTACTGGAACCGAAATTAAATCGGTACGGGAAGGGCGGGTTAATCTAAAAGATGGGTATGCCAAGATAGAAAATGGTGAATGCTGGTTATATAACGTCCATATATCACCTTATGAGAAAGGAACTTACTACAATCACGATCCTTTAAGGCCAAGGAAGTTGTTGCTTCGCAAAGATGAGATTCGAAGGCTTATCGGCAAAACACAACAGAAAGGCTTAACTCTCATACCGCTTTCGATATACATAAAAGACGGTAAATGGGCAAAGGTTGAACTGGCTTTGGCCCAGGGTAAAAAGATTTACGACAAACGTCATGCTATCGCTGAAAGAGATGCACGCATTGAAATGGAAAGGGCACGAAAGGTCGCAAAACGTTAAGGGGGCGAATGGTGTCGACGGCATGTGGAGGGTCGTGAGGAGCGGGCCGAGGTCCCCGCAAGCCTCGTAAAACAGGCGGGAAAACAATAAGTGCCAACGAAAATTACGCACTGGCTGCTTAGTTAGCGGTCACGCTTGCGATGCCGTCGCCACCGCGGCGTCGACAGGCGTCACAAAAGGTGGCTAGCTTTCAGGCAGTTCCTCCCTGCCTGAAGGGGACACCGCAGGAGGATAGGCTAACGCGATCCTGTCCCTGGGAGAGCGCTTAGCCGAAACCTAAAACAGGGACTACGCCCGTAGAACTTCACGGCTGGCCCTTGTCGGACGGGGGTTCGATTCCCCCCGCCTCCACCAGAAAATAAAAACGGTCCTTGTGCAAGATTGCAAGGGCCGTTTTTTATTGTAAAGATCCTTAAATCTCCTTGAACTTTCGAAAATAGTGGGGTATCCTTTCCATTGATATGAACTCAACCAACTTTGGAGGGTGAGGGGACATTCATGAATATGATAACTAATGCACAAAAATTTCGTTCTATATTTCTGATGATTTTTATAGTTGGTTTGTTATTTCCCTTATGTGCCTACGATAAGGCCTTTGCTCAGCAAGGGAGTTTTATTGTTCATATTCCGTTTACCGGTATAGAGATGGGCACGGAAGATGAGGTCTACATAGATGTCAGTTTTCGAAATCCAACTAACACCGAAATGGAAGTCAAGCTCGATCTGGAGCGCGACCCCAAAGCCAAAAACTGGGATGTCAAATTCGTTAGCTCTCAATGGGGCGGTTTTGGAGTTAACCGGGTCCGCTTGGACGCAGGAAGCGGAAGTGAAAATAACGAAAACAAAGAAGTCAACATAAAATTGCACATTAAACCAGGGGATAACGCACATCCCGGGAATTATAGGTTTGTGGTAAAGGCTTCAGGCGGTGGGACTGTGAGGGAATATCCGATCTATGTATATCTTAAGGGCGGTAAAGTAGCCGTAAATGCGGGGGCTGGGAAACTAATAGAGCTGGAGTCCAAATATCCTGTCCTGGAAGGCGCTGCCGGCCAACCTATTAGCTTTGAGATTAAGGTCAACAACAACTCCGACAAGGATACGGTGGTGGATTTTGTCACTGTAGCCCCATCTGGCTGGAATTCCTATATAACTCCGCGATGGGAGACCGATAAGCGAGTAAACTCGATAAAGATCAGTGCGAACTCGAGCGAGACCCTTAATTTCACTGTTGTTCCTCCCATAGAGGCAGAAAAGGGAGAGTATCCTCTAGAATTTCACGCTAAAGTTGGAAATAGCGATACAAAGTTGAACCTCAAGGTTAAAGTGGAGGGCACTTATAAGCTCCAAATTGCTCCTGAAACTAGAAGGCTTAACTTCGACATGGTGGCGGGCAAGGAAAGCCAACAGATATTTTATGTTTGGAATGAAGGTTCCGCTCCCATCGAAAATATATCCTTTTTGGTCACAAGCAAGCCTGAGGATTGGGAGATAACCTTTAAGCCCGACAAGCTGGGAGTGCTTGAGCCGCTGGCCAAGACGGAAAAACCTGAGACAATTCAGATCACCTTTAAAGCCCCCGAAAGGACTATCCCTGGCGACTATCAGGTAGTCCTTACCGCAGCTGGTGATCAGGACAAACGAACCATAGAGCTTAGGGCAACAGTTAAAGTGCCAACCACGTGGGGATGGATAGGCGTTGGCGTTATCGTAGTGGTAATAGCTTTGCTGTTTGGGATATTTGCTAAGCTGAAGAGGCGGTAAATATGAATGTCGTGGTCGAAGCCCAGGATCTGGTAAAGGATTACAATGGTTTTAGAGCCGTTAATGGCGTAAGCTTTAGCGTAGCTCAAGGCGAGATCTTTGGGTTATTGGGACCTAACGGTGCCGGAAAGACGACGACCATACTTATGCTTTTGGGGATGACTGAGCCGACATCTGGGGTCGTTCGCATTTGTGGATATGACCCAACCAAGGAACCCCTAAAAGTGAAGAGAATTACGGGTTATTTGCCGGAAAACGTTGGTTTTTACGAGGATTTGACGGCCAAAGAAAACCTACTCTATCTAGCTAAACTTAACGGTATTAAGGAGGACGTGGCACTCAAGAAGATCGATGAGGTTTTGGCCACGGTAGGTCTTTTGGATGTAAGAGACAAATTGGTGGGCACCTATTCTAAGGGGATGAGACAAAGGCTTGGATTAGCCTCTGTCTTGATAAAAGATCCAAAGCTTGTGATCTTGGACGAACCTACGACTGGCATAGACCCCGAAGGCACGGAACAGGTGCTGGATCTTATACGTAGGATGAGCAGGGAGATGGGCGTAAGCATTTTGCTGAGCTCCCATCTCCTTTATCAAGTCCAGCAGGTCTGCGATCGAGTGGGAATAATGTTCAAGGGCAAGATGGTAGCTCAAGGAAGCATAGAAGATATCGGAAGACAGGTCTTGGGCGAACGAGAGGGCGTTATGAAGTTGACATATAGTTTCATTAATGAAGAAGCATTAAAGAAGCTCGATGGAATAGAAGGCATAACAGAAAAAAGAATCGCAAACAACACTATAATTGTGAAGTTTGATGAAACTAGAAAGCTTGATATAGTCCGAGAAGTTGTCATGAGGGGATTTCTTCCTATAGAGGTTAAGGGTAAGGAGTACAGCCTGGAAGAAATTTACATTCGCTATTTCCGAGAGGGGTGATCGGAAAAATGAATGGTTTGCTGCCAGTGTTCCTCAAGGAATTAACGGATCAATTCGGAAGCAGGCGCTTTATGCTGATAACTTTAATAATTGTGATAACAGGATTGTTTTCTTCATACACAGCTTCGGGAGCGTTAGGCGAGGAGCAATTCTTAAGTGAGGAATATCTGTTTTTGAACTTGTTTACCTCGGCAGGGGGAGGTCTCCCTTCATTTCTATTTTTTATCAGTTTTTTTGGCCCTTTGCTGGGGATTATCCTTGGATTTGACGCCATTAATGGAGAGCGCACAAGAGGTACGTTGAGCCTAATACTTTCTCAACCAGTTTATCGTGATGTCATAATAAACGGGAAGTTTCTTGCCTCTATAGCCACCGTTGCCATAATGATAGCCAGCATCATGGTCATGATCGCAGGAATATCGATCGCAAAGCTTGGAGTGGTGCCTAATGGCCAAGAAGTGATGAGGGCTTTGCTGTTTTTTGTGGCTTGCGTTCTGTATGTGGCCTTTTGGACTAGCCTTGCGATTCTTTTTTCCATCGTTTTCGAAAAAAGCTCTACCTCTGCCTTGATGTCAATAGCCCTTTGGATATTCTTGGCCTTTTTCGTCTACATGATAGCGGGTGTCATAGCAGATGAGGTATATCCCATAACTCAGCAATCTGATCCTGAATTGTTAGCAAAACATGAAAGTTTGCGGACTATGTTGCTTAGATTTTCGCCGGCGGTATTGCTTGAGGAGATATCGATTGCCCTTTTGAATCCCACCGTTAGGGTATTTGGCCCGATGTTTGAAAGCCAGCTTAAAGGCCTGATCTTGACCCCACTTTCGCTTGGCCAAAGCGTATTGGTCATATGGCCTCAATTTGTTGCCCTGATTGCAGCATCTATAGTGTGCTTTGCCGTGTCATACCTGGCCTTTATGAGAAAAGAAATTAGGTCAGTCTAATATGTGTTGCATTATAATGGCACGTATTTTTTATTTTTGGTTGAAATAGTGGTAAAATAAGTCGTTATTTAAAATATAAAATGTTTGTAAAATAAATATATTTAATTAAACTTATTGTTGTTTGTGGTTTAAAGTTTTTCATTGCGCAGTATACATTATGATTTTCGCTTTTAAGCAGGACCAAGAGGGGGTGTGCGTCATATGGTTATTTTCGTAGCCTCAGTTGTCATGTATTTGCTTATTGTTTGGTCGGGCGGGGCAATTCCCCTAAACGAGTTGGTGATAGCAGTTGCTTTAGGTGTAGTAATCACTTTGGCTTGTCGTTCGTGGAGTCCGGGATTATACAGATTAACGGCTCTGCGGCCGGATCGATGGATTAAGCTAATCGCGTTTATTTTTGGCCCCTTTTTATGGGGAATGACGAAGGCAAATCTCGATGTGGCTTACAGAGTGATCACCGGAAAGATCAATCCAGGGATCGTACGCGTTCAAACCTCTTTGAAAAATTCTTACGCGATGACCATGTTGGCCAATTCCATAACATTGACTCCTGGCACTTTAACGGTCGATGTAGACGAAAACAACGGTACCTATTACATACACTGGATTAATATCACTAAAGTCGAGCCGACAGGCGAGGATATTTATGGCTCCTTTGAGGAGTGGGCAAAGAGGGTGGTTGAGTCGTGAGTACGTTTGTATTTGCGTTCCTGATTCTAAGTGTTTCCGTTTTTTCCATGTCTGTTCGTTTGGTGATGGGGCCCACCGTTCCCGATAGGGTTGTAGCTTTGGATACCATGAATACCTTTGTTGTGGCGATGATGATAATTCTTGGAGCTGTATATGACTCCATCGTCATGGTAGATATAGCTATAGTGTATGCTGCCCTGTCCTTTGTTGGCACATTGTTCATCGCCCGTTATATCGAAGGGGGGTTTTAGCTTGAGCGGATCGACGGAGTTCCTTATTAAATTATTTTTGGGAATAGGATTGGTATTCAATGTGCTAGGTACCATTGCGTTGTATAGGTTCCCAGATGTATATACCCGTCTTCACGGAACGACAAAATGCACCACCTTTGGTTCTATATTTACGTCTCTATCAGTGCTGGTATATGCGATATCTAAATACGCAATGACAGGTGAAGCCAGGTTTATGACCTTTGCCATCCATGTAGTAGTTGCGATATTTGCACTTCTGATAACAAACCCTACAGGTGCGCATGCCATAGCGCGTGCAGCTCACAGGAGTGGAGTAAAACCTCTAGGTAATATTGATAGGTTGGCCGAGAAAGAGGCAGGTGAAAAATAGCCATGATGGACGCAGGTCATATTTTCATATTGCTGATGATTGCAGTGAGCGGGTTCTTTGCAATATGGTTCGATAATTTGCTGAATGCGGTAATATCCTCATGTGTGATGAGCCTCCTCATTTCCTTGGAGTTTTACATTCTCCAGGCACCGGATGTGGCTATAGCTGAGGCTGCTATTGGAGCCGGGTTGTCTACCGCCATATATATTATGGCTTTAAGGGCTTGCAACTCGCTTGGATGGCGCAGAAAGGGGAACGATCAAGATGAAAGGTCCTAGGGTGCTTTTTCTGATCTTTTTCGTGGTCTTCGCGGGGATCTTTTGCCAGGGATTGCTCGATATTCATCCCTTTGGAGAGCCCAGAGATTCCAGCATGGACGATTATTTCATAGCTAACGCTCAAAGCGAATGTGCAGCTAACAACGTAGTTACTTCAATAGTATTTGATTACCGTGGTTTCGACACATTGGGCGAAGCTGCTGTGCTGCTTACAGCAGTGATGTCCGTCGCTGCGCTCTTTCGAAAGGAGGAGTAGGTGGACATGAAGCCTATGTCGATAGTTGTAAGGACTATATGCAATATATTTGCCTGGTTTGTGGTTGTCTTCGGTGCCTACGTGATCATACACGGACATCTTTCCCCGGGAGGAGGATTCCAGGGCGGTGCCATTGTTGCGACCTTTGTCGCTCTTTTGCTCGTGGCCCACGGCGGGAAGCGTTTTATGGAATGGCTTAGGAGCGATATTTTAACGGTATTTGAGTGCGTTGGATTGATCGCCTTTATTGGGATCGGATTCTTGGGATTGCGCACCACATATTTGTACAATTTTTTGGCGCTGAAAGGTGGTCTATTTGGCAGTCCTGTACCCCTTGGACCAAATGCAGGTGTCCTGAACAGCGCGGGTACGATCGCCTTTGCAAACATGGCAGTAGGCATTGAAGTGGTCGGTGGGTTGTCCACGATAATTGTGTTCATGTTTTTGGGAATGCGCCACGTCATCGAAAGCCGCAAGGGGGTAAAGAGAAATGATTGACAACTTGCCCATGATCGTAGTCGGTGCTCTATTTGTCATAGGACTTTACGGAATCATGTTCAAACGCAATATTATAAAAATAGCGATTGCAGTGAGCGTAGTTGAATCTTCCACGAATCTTTTCCTGATAGTGTTGGGCTACAGGACCGGAGGGTCTATTCCGGTATATACCCTGGCTGGAGAGTTCAAGAAAATGGTCTTGCCCACCCCACAGGCTTTGACGCTTACGGCTATCGTTATTGGGTTGGCTACCACAGCTCTACTGTTGTCCTTGATAATGCTTCTATATAAACACTATAAAACTTTGGATGTCTACGAGATAAGGAGGCTAAGGGGATGAGCTGGCAAGTACACCTTCCCGCCCTAATTTTGACTATTCCCTTGCTGGGGGCTTTTGTGTCAATAGCGTTGACTAAACCGCTATTGCGCAACCTTTGGTTCACCTTCATTTTGGCTGTAACTACTGTATTGGCCTTTCTTTTGTGGAGGCGAGTTGGGATATATGGCACTTTGATATACGTCATGGGGGGGCAGAGTTGGAATTTTACGTTGCCTTCGGGCATGTCTTTGCCTATACGTATCATCATGGAAGTCGACGCCTTTGGCGCCTTTATGGTCTTGACAGGTTCTATAAGCGCTTTAGCCAGCGGTTTGTTTTCCATCAGGTTTTTGGACCGCGTTCATGACGGAAACAAATTCGTATCACTGTTTCTCCTGCTTCTTACGGCGATGCTGGGCTTGGAAGTTACGGGAGACCTTTTTAACTTCTTCGTATTTCTTGAGATAGCCTCTGTGGCATCCTATGGCCTCATAGCTTTTTGGCGAGATACGCCGGAGGCAATTGAAGCCAGCTTCAAGTATACAGTTTTGTCTACCTTCGTTGCCCTTCTGTTTCTCATCGGAGTAGGCATCCTTTACGGGGTATATGGAACGCTTAACATGGCAGCGCTTGCCAAGAACATACAGGTTGGTTTCCTCGAAAAGGTGGCATTGGTGCTCTTTATCACCTCAATGGCCATGAAGTGCGGAGCCGTTCCGCTGCACATGTGGGAACCGGATGCATACGGCCAGGCACCGGCAGGAATACCTTGTTTTTTGGTCGTGGTTGGCCAGGCTTCCCTTTACGGCATGTTTAGGATTGCATTTTCGATATATGGGCAGGCCTTTCATGGATCAATCCTGGCATGGATCGTAGTGGTCTTTGGCTTGCTTTCGATGTTCATAGGCGTCGTCATGGCGGTCATACAAAAGGAAGCAAAACGGTTAATGGCTTACCATTGTATCTCGCAGACCGGCTATATGCTCATGG is a window from the Acetomicrobium flavidum genome containing:
- the smpB gene encoding SsrA-binding protein SmpB encodes the protein MDKKIIAQNRKARHDYFILETFEAGIVLTGTEIKSVREGRVNLKDGYAKIENGECWLYNVHISPYEKGTYYNHDPLRPRKLLLRKDEIRRLIGKTQQKGLTLIPLSIYIKDGKWAKVELALAQGKKIYDKRHAIAERDARIEMERARKVAKR
- a CDS encoding COG1470 family protein, which codes for MNMITNAQKFRSIFLMIFIVGLLFPLCAYDKAFAQQGSFIVHIPFTGIEMGTEDEVYIDVSFRNPTNTEMEVKLDLERDPKAKNWDVKFVSSQWGGFGVNRVRLDAGSGSENNENKEVNIKLHIKPGDNAHPGNYRFVVKASGGGTVREYPIYVYLKGGKVAVNAGAGKLIELESKYPVLEGAAGQPISFEIKVNNNSDKDTVVDFVTVAPSGWNSYITPRWETDKRVNSIKISANSSETLNFTVVPPIEAEKGEYPLEFHAKVGNSDTKLNLKVKVEGTYKLQIAPETRRLNFDMVAGKESQQIFYVWNEGSAPIENISFLVTSKPEDWEITFKPDKLGVLEPLAKTEKPETIQITFKAPERTIPGDYQVVLTAAGDQDKRTIELRATVKVPTTWGWIGVGVIVVVIALLFGIFAKLKRR
- a CDS encoding ABC transporter ATP-binding protein, which codes for MNVVVEAQDLVKDYNGFRAVNGVSFSVAQGEIFGLLGPNGAGKTTTILMLLGMTEPTSGVVRICGYDPTKEPLKVKRITGYLPENVGFYEDLTAKENLLYLAKLNGIKEDVALKKIDEVLATVGLLDVRDKLVGTYSKGMRQRLGLASVLIKDPKLVILDEPTTGIDPEGTEQVLDLIRRMSREMGVSILLSSHLLYQVQQVCDRVGIMFKGKMVAQGSIEDIGRQVLGEREGVMKLTYSFINEEALKKLDGIEGITEKRIANNTIIVKFDETRKLDIVREVVMRGFLPIEVKGKEYSLEEIYIRYFREG
- a CDS encoding ABC transporter permease codes for the protein MNGLLPVFLKELTDQFGSRRFMLITLIIVITGLFSSYTASGALGEEQFLSEEYLFLNLFTSAGGGLPSFLFFISFFGPLLGIILGFDAINGERTRGTLSLILSQPVYRDVIINGKFLASIATVAIMIASIMVMIAGISIAKLGVVPNGQEVMRALLFFVACVLYVAFWTSLAILFSIVFEKSSTSALMSIALWIFLAFFVYMIAGVIADEVYPITQQSDPELLAKHESLRTMLLRFSPAVLLEEISIALLNPTVRVFGPMFESQLKGLILTPLSLGQSVLVIWPQFVALIAASIVCFAVSYLAFMRKEIRSV
- a CDS encoding Na+/H+ antiporter subunit E; its protein translation is MVIFVASVVMYLLIVWSGGAIPLNELVIAVALGVVITLACRSWSPGLYRLTALRPDRWIKLIAFIFGPFLWGMTKANLDVAYRVITGKINPGIVRVQTSLKNSYAMTMLANSITLTPGTLTVDVDENNGTYYIHWINITKVEPTGEDIYGSFEEWAKRVVES
- a CDS encoding monovalent cation/H+ antiporter complex subunit F gives rise to the protein MSTFVFAFLILSVSVFSMSVRLVMGPTVPDRVVALDTMNTFVVAMMIILGAVYDSIVMVDIAIVYAALSFVGTLFIARYIEGGF
- the mnhG gene encoding monovalent cation/H(+) antiporter subunit G; translated protein: MSGSTEFLIKLFLGIGLVFNVLGTIALYRFPDVYTRLHGTTKCTTFGSIFTSLSVLVYAISKYAMTGEARFMTFAIHVVVAIFALLITNPTGAHAIARAAHRSGVKPLGNIDRLAEKEAGEK
- a CDS encoding Na(+)/H(+) antiporter subunit B, with the translated sequence MMDAGHIFILLMIAVSGFFAIWFDNLLNAVISSCVMSLLISLEFYILQAPDVAIAEAAIGAGLSTAIYIMALRACNSLGWRRKGNDQDERS
- the mbhE gene encoding hydrogen gas-evolving membrane-bound hydrogenase subunit E encodes the protein MKGPRVLFLIFFVVFAGIFCQGLLDIHPFGEPRDSSMDDYFIANAQSECAANNVVTSIVFDYRGFDTLGEAAVLLTAVMSVAALFRKEE
- a CDS encoding MnhB domain-containing protein gives rise to the protein MKPMSIVVRTICNIFAWFVVVFGAYVIIHGHLSPGGGFQGGAIVATFVALLLVAHGGKRFMEWLRSDILTVFECVGLIAFIGIGFLGLRTTYLYNFLALKGGLFGSPVPLGPNAGVLNSAGTIAFANMAVGIEVVGGLSTIIVFMFLGMRHVIESRKGVKRND
- a CDS encoding sodium:proton antiporter, which produces MIDNLPMIVVGALFVIGLYGIMFKRNIIKIAIAVSVVESSTNLFLIVLGYRTGGSIPVYTLAGEFKKMVLPTPQALTLTAIVIGLATTALLLSLIMLLYKHYKTLDVYEIRRLRG
- a CDS encoding proton-conducting transporter transmembrane domain-containing protein, encoding MSWQVHLPALILTIPLLGAFVSIALTKPLLRNLWFTFILAVTTVLAFLLWRRVGIYGTLIYVMGGQSWNFTLPSGMSLPIRIIMEVDAFGAFMVLTGSISALASGLFSIRFLDRVHDGNKFVSLFLLLLTAMLGLEVTGDLFNFFVFLEIASVASYGLIAFWRDTPEAIEASFKYTVLSTFVALLFLIGVGILYGVYGTLNMAALAKNIQVGFLEKVALVLFITSMAMKCGAVPLHMWEPDAYGQAPAGIPCFLVVVGQASLYGMFRIAFSIYGQAFHGSILAWIVVVFGLLSMFIGVVMAVIQKEAKRLMAYHCISQTGYMLMGIGLGLLALSSPQAMSEFGFTAMKGGIFHIINNAMYKGLLFLTAGSLFYATGTTDLNKLGGLSRNMPYTTVMFAVAAAAIAGLPPFNGFVSKLLIYESSFVVHPFLAVVAMVTSILTLASFVKVFQSGFLGPSRENMTNVREVPLSMIIGMSVLCLMILTLSLMPNWVLSNLIEPAARDLVNQASYIQAVMGSGLQ